One genomic segment of Chelonia mydas isolate rCheMyd1 chromosome 1, rCheMyd1.pri.v2, whole genome shotgun sequence includes these proteins:
- the LOC119566405 gene encoding uncharacterized protein LOC119566405 isoform X1: MRFYVIHIRNLKKMKPLVILIIISYFIQLTVTSGAELSVVQYPQDINISLDSTVLILCKFDYPDKKTMKTEVYWRKGPTCNQPGLQPSTSHVSQLQIKTEESKRVSILRLDNIQLNDSGMYFCDVRLISPPAIKEKCGSGSRLTVHESKSNGNIRHDKMWWVWFFLLGYSICSSIIIIAFSILQCCKKHKNNSGNTEGICTLPSEWIYDKPSRAVNNEFNQEYEDMRLMRTFTHSGSKI, from the exons ATGAGGTTTTATGTCATCCACATTAGGAATCTGAAGAAAATGAAGCCACTTGTCATATTGATTATAATTTCTTATTTTATTCAACTCACAG TTACCAGTGGAGCAGAACTTTCAGTTGTACAATATCCCCAGGACATCAACATATCTCTTGATTCAACTGTTTTGATACTGTGTAAATTTGACTACCCAGataaaaaaacaatgaaaacagagGTGTACTGGAGGAAAGGCCCTACCTGTaatcagcctgggctccagccaagcACCTCTCATGTGTCACAGCTACAAATTAAAACAGAAGAGTCCAAAAGAGTTTCAATCTTACGACTGGACAACATTCAGCTGAATGACAGTGGCATGTATTTCTGTGATGTAAGGCTAATTTCTCCACCAGCAATAAAGGAAAAATGCGGAAGTGGCAGCAGGCTGACAGTACatg AGTCCAAAAGCAATGGCAATATCAGGCATGATAAAATGTGGTGGGTGTGGTTCTTTCTTCTTGGATATAGCATCTGTTCCTCCATTATCATCATAGCTTTCTCT ATTCTTCAGTGTTGTAAAAAGCATAAGAACAACTCAGGAAATACAGAGGGCATCTGTACTTTGCCAAGTGAATGGATTTATGATAAACCGTCCAGGGCTGTTAATAATGAATTTAATCAAGAATATGAAGATATGAGACTAATGAGGACTTTTACTCACAGTGGAAGTAAGATATGA
- the LOC119566405 gene encoding uncharacterized protein LOC119566405 isoform X2, giving the protein MRFYVIHIRNLKKMKPLVILIIISYFIQLTVTSGAELSVVQYPQDINISLDSTVLILCKFDYPDKKTMKTEVYWRKGPTCNQPGLQPSTSHVSQLQIKTEESKRVSILRLDNIQLNDSGMYFCDVRLISPPAIKEKCGSGSRLTVHESKSNGNIRHDKMWWVWFFLLGYSICSSIIIIAFSLTRSAVTGPL; this is encoded by the exons ATGAGGTTTTATGTCATCCACATTAGGAATCTGAAGAAAATGAAGCCACTTGTCATATTGATTATAATTTCTTATTTTATTCAACTCACAG TTACCAGTGGAGCAGAACTTTCAGTTGTACAATATCCCCAGGACATCAACATATCTCTTGATTCAACTGTTTTGATACTGTGTAAATTTGACTACCCAGataaaaaaacaatgaaaacagagGTGTACTGGAGGAAAGGCCCTACCTGTaatcagcctgggctccagccaagcACCTCTCATGTGTCACAGCTACAAATTAAAACAGAAGAGTCCAAAAGAGTTTCAATCTTACGACTGGACAACATTCAGCTGAATGACAGTGGCATGTATTTCTGTGATGTAAGGCTAATTTCTCCACCAGCAATAAAGGAAAAATGCGGAAGTGGCAGCAGGCTGACAGTACatg AGTCCAAAAGCAATGGCAATATCAGGCATGATAAAATGTGGTGGGTGTGGTTCTTTCTTCTTGGATATAGCATCTGTTCCTCCATTATCATCATAGCTTTCTCT CTCACTCGGTCTGCAGTCACAGGACCTCTCTAA